Sequence from the Enhydrobacter sp. genome:
CATGGCGTCAATGCCGCGCTCTACAAGAAGCTGCCGTTCGACGTCGAGGCCGACTTCACGCCGGTCGGCAACATCGTCGACGTGCCCAACGTTCTGGCGATCAACCCGGCGGTGATCGACGCCAAGGACGTGAAGGACTTCATCGCCAAGGTGAAGGCCGAGCCCGGCAAGTACAGCTTCGCTTCGACCGGCAACGGCACCGGCACGCACCTGGCATTTGCCGCTTTCAACGCGCAGGCCGGTCTGAACATGGTGCATGTGCCCTACAAGGGCGGTCCGGACGCGACCAACTCGCTGCTCAAGGGCGAGACCTGCTGCAGCTTCCCGCTCCTGCAGGCCATGCTCCAGCACGCCAGGGCCGGCCGCGTGCGATTGCTCGGCGTGACGACGGCCAGGAGAGTCGCCGTCGTGCCCGACCTGCCGACCATCGCCGAGCAGGGTCTGCCGGGCTACGAGAGCTTCATCTGGTTCGGCATCTTCGCGCCCAAGGGGCTCGATCCCGCGATCGTCGCCAGGATGAATGCCGCCCTGAAGACCGCGATCGAGGATCCGGAGGTCAACAAGAAACTGGTCGAGCTCGGCAACACGCCGCGCTACGAGACGGCGCAGCAATTCGTCGCGACCGTGAAGGCCGACCGTGCCAAGTGGGCCGAGGTGGTGAAAGCGGCTGGCGCGACCATCGACTAGGCCGCTGCCTCCTCGCGGATCATCGCCGCGCCCTTCTCGCCGATCATGATGGTCGGCGCGTTCGTGTTGCCGGTGGTGAGCGTTGGCATCACCGAGGCGTCGATCACGCGCAGGCCCTGCACGCCGTGCACGCGCAGGCGCGAATCGACGACGGCACGCGGATCCTCGCCCATCCGGCAAGTGCCGACCGGATGATAGAGCGTGCTGCCGGTTCTGCGGGCGTAGGCGAGTAGGTCGGCGTCGCTCTCGATGCCGGCACCGGGCTGCAGTTCGCCCCTGCTGAATCGCGTGAGAGAAGGCTGGGCGAAGATCCTGCGTACCAGTCGGATGCCCGAGAGCAACGCCAGTTCGTCGGTCCGGGTCGAGAGGTAGTTGGGCCTGATATGCGGTCGCGCGAAGGGATCGGCGGAGGCAGCCATGATGGTGCCGCGGCTGTCGGGCTTGACCACGCAGATCACGCAACTCATGCCCGGCTCGGTGTCGAGTGCGCCCGGTCGCGTGATGCTGGCGCTGCCTGGCGTGAAGAGGAGCTGCAGGTCGGGCGAGGCCAGTCCCTCGCGGCTG
This genomic interval carries:
- a CDS encoding tripartite tricarboxylate transporter substrate binding protein, with translation MFSVFRRGALFAVLAAPLALLPGQGGAQDWPNRPVTLYMGFPAGSGVDVVARLLQPSLEKSLGQRLVIDYKSGAGGNLASETVAKAKPDGYTFLLGTAATHGVNAALYKKLPFDVEADFTPVGNIVDVPNVLAINPAVIDAKDVKDFIAKVKAEPGKYSFASTGNGTGTHLAFAAFNAQAGLNMVHVPYKGGPDATNSLLKGETCCSFPLLQAMLQHARAGRVRLLGVTTARRVAVVPDLPTIAEQGLPGYESFIWFGIFAPKGLDPAIVARMNAALKTAIEDPEVNKKLVELGNTPRYETAQQFVATVKADRAKWAEVVKAAGATID